One Euphorbia lathyris chromosome 1, ddEupLath1.1, whole genome shotgun sequence DNA segment encodes these proteins:
- the LOC136208147 gene encoding PI-PLC X domain-containing protein At5g67130-like — translation MDISRNLLLTSCLLLSIIASASASACPQGPCGLLDKCSSDQDCGNGLYCFYCLEGFSSSKCVRSTPTNQFKLLNNSLPFNKYAYLTTHNAFAIDGYPSHTGIPRLAVTNQEDTVTQQLKNGVRALMLDTYDFRGDVWLCHSFGGRCYDYTAFGPAVETLKEIEAFLSANPSEIVTIILEDYVKAPKGLTKVFTAAGLMKYWFPLAKMPKNGQDWPLVSDMVRNNHRLLVFTSIRSKEQSEGIAYQWNYMVENQYGDGGMHAGKCPNRAESASLRDKSKSLVLVNYFRTLPMKQLTCIDNSGELIDMLSTCYNAAGNRWANFVAVNYYKRSEGGGSFQAVDTLNGKLMCGCNDIHACLAGSSSTGCSAQDILQ, via the exons ATGGATATATCCCGAAACTTGTTGCTcacatcttgcctgctcctttcgATTATTGCTTCTGCTTCAGCTTCAGCTTGCCCTCAAGGTCCTTGTGGG CTCTTAGATAAGTGCTCATCGGACCAAGATTGCGGAAATGGACTCTATTGCTTCTATTGCCTTGAAGGTTTTTCATCATCCAAGTGTGTAAGATCCACTCCCACCAATCAATTCAAACTTCTG AATAATTCACTACCTTTCAACAAATATGCATATTTGACAACCCACAATGCCTTTGCCATTGATGGATATCCATCTCACACTGGAATACCTCGACTTGCAGTTACTAATCAAGAAGATACTGTCACTCAACAGCTCAAA AATGGAGTTCGAGCCCTAATGCTTGATACATATGACTTTCGAGGAGATGTCTGGTTGTGCCATTCATTTGGAGGACGCTGTTATGACTATACTGCATTT GGGCCTGCTGTTGAGACCTTGAAAGAGATTGAGGCTTTCTTATCAGCCAATCCATCAGAAATTGTCACAATTATCTTAGAAGATTATGTTAAAGCCCCTAAAGGGTTGACAAAGGTGTTCACTGCTGCTGGATTGATGAAATACTGGTTTCCCCTAGCGAAAATGCCCAAAAATGGTCAGGATTGGCCATTAGTGAGTGATATGGTGAGAAATAACCATAGGCTACTGGTTTTCACATCGATTAGATCTAAGGAACAAAGTGAAGGAATTGCTTACCAGTGGAACTACATGGTTGAAAATCAGT ATGGAGACGGAGGTATGCACGCAGGAAAATGTCCGAACAGAGCAGAGTCGGCTTCGCTTAGAGACAAGAGTAAATCACTGGTGTTAGTGAATTACTTCAGGACTCTTCCTATGAAGCAGCTGACTTGTATAGACAATTCAGGAGAGCTCATTGATATGCTTAGTACATGTTATAATGCTGCTGGTAACAGATGGGCTAACTTTGTTGCTGTTAATTATTACAAG AGGAGTGAAGGAGGAGGATCATTCCAAGCTGTGGACACACTTAATGGGAAATTGATGTGTGGATGTAATGATATCCATGCCTGTTTG gctggatcaagttcaactgGATGCTCTGCCCAAGATATATTGCAATGA